The Streptomyces kanamyceticus genome window below encodes:
- a CDS encoding APC family permease: MSKLTDVPKRILIGRALRSDRLGETLLPKRIALPVFASDPLSSVAYAPGEVLLVLSIAGVSAYHFSPWIAVAVVVLMFTVVASYRQNVREYPSGGGDYEVANTNLGPRAGLTVASALLVDYVLTVAVSISSGIENLGSAVPFVVEHKVLCAVAVIVLLTLMNLRGVKESGKLFAIPTYVFVAGVFIMIAWGAFRGLVLDDTMRAPTADYEIKPEHQGLAGFALVFLLLRAFSSGCAALTGVEAISNGVPAFRKPKSKNAATTLALMGGLAVTMFCGIIALAMVTKVRMAEVPGKDLFDNGVPLGSDYVQNPVISQVAEAVFGHGSFLFMILAAATALVLFLAANTAYNGFPLLGSILAQDRYLPRQLHTRGDRLAFSNGIVLLAGAAALLVVIYGADSTRLIQLYIVGVFVSFTLSQIGMVRHWNRHLAKEKDPNKRRHMIRSRAINTFGAFFTGLVLVVVLVTKFTHGAWVALLGMCIFYATMTAIRRHYDRVAEEIAAPETPNDDTVRPSRVHSIVLVSKIHRPTLRALAYAKLMRSHTLEALSINVDPAETKALKEEWERRGITVPLKVLDSPYREITRPIIEYVKNLRRESPRDVVSVIIPEYVVGHWYEHLLHNQSALRLKGRLLFTPGVMVTSVPYQLDSSEAAKKRARRRSEWSAPGAVRRGPVEKLPKRAKEQNKKEPSKRS; this comes from the coding sequence GTGTCCAAACTGACCGACGTGCCCAAACGGATCCTCATCGGGCGCGCACTGCGCAGTGATCGGCTCGGAGAAACGCTCCTGCCGAAGCGCATCGCACTCCCCGTCTTCGCGTCCGACCCGCTCTCCTCCGTGGCCTACGCGCCGGGAGAGGTACTCCTCGTCCTCTCCATCGCGGGTGTGTCGGCCTACCACTTCAGCCCGTGGATCGCCGTCGCGGTCGTGGTGCTGATGTTCACCGTCGTGGCGTCGTACCGACAGAACGTGCGCGAATATCCGAGCGGTGGTGGCGACTACGAGGTCGCCAACACCAACCTCGGCCCCAGGGCCGGACTCACCGTCGCGAGCGCCCTGCTCGTCGACTACGTCCTGACCGTGGCCGTGTCGATCTCCTCGGGCATCGAGAACCTCGGCTCCGCGGTCCCCTTCGTCGTGGAGCACAAGGTGCTCTGCGCGGTGGCGGTCATCGTGCTGCTCACGCTGATGAACCTGCGCGGCGTGAAGGAGTCCGGGAAGCTCTTCGCCATCCCGACGTACGTCTTCGTGGCCGGTGTCTTCATCATGATCGCGTGGGGCGCCTTCCGGGGCCTGGTCCTCGACGACACGATGCGGGCACCGACCGCCGACTACGAGATCAAGCCCGAGCACCAGGGCCTGGCCGGCTTCGCCCTCGTCTTCCTGCTCCTGAGGGCCTTCTCCTCCGGCTGTGCCGCCCTCACCGGCGTCGAGGCGATCAGCAACGGCGTGCCCGCCTTCCGCAAGCCGAAGTCCAAGAACGCCGCGACGACGCTGGCGCTCATGGGCGGCCTCGCCGTCACGATGTTCTGCGGCATCATCGCGCTCGCCATGGTGACCAAGGTGCGGATGGCGGAAGTCCCGGGCAAGGACCTGTTCGACAACGGCGTCCCCCTCGGCTCCGACTACGTCCAGAACCCGGTGATCTCCCAGGTCGCCGAGGCGGTCTTCGGCCACGGCAGCTTCCTCTTCATGATCCTCGCCGCCGCCACGGCCCTCGTCCTCTTCCTCGCGGCCAACACCGCGTACAACGGCTTCCCGCTGCTCGGCTCGATCCTCGCCCAGGACCGCTACCTGCCGCGCCAGCTGCACACCCGCGGCGACCGCCTGGCGTTCTCCAACGGCATCGTGCTGCTCGCGGGCGCCGCGGCCCTGCTCGTCGTCATCTACGGCGCCGACTCGACCCGCCTCATCCAGCTCTACATCGTCGGCGTCTTCGTCTCCTTCACGCTCAGCCAGATCGGCATGGTCCGGCACTGGAACCGCCACCTGGCCAAGGAGAAGGACCCGAACAAGCGCCGCCACATGATCCGCTCGCGCGCGATCAACACCTTCGGCGCCTTCTTCACCGGCCTCGTCCTGGTCGTCGTCCTGGTCACCAAGTTCACCCACGGTGCCTGGGTCGCGCTGCTCGGCATGTGCATCTTCTACGCGACGATGACGGCCATCCGCCGCCACTACGACCGCGTGGCCGAGGAGATCGCCGCCCCGGAGACCCCCAACGACGACACCGTGCGCCCGTCCCGGGTCCACTCGATCGTCCTGGTCTCCAAGATCCACCGCCCGACGCTGCGCGCCCTCGCGTACGCGAAGCTGATGCGCTCGCACACCCTCGAAGCCCTCAGCATCAACGTCGACCCGGCGGAGACCAAGGCCCTCAAGGAGGAGTGGGAGCGGCGCGGCATCACCGTCCCCCTGAAGGTCCTCGACTCGCCCTACCGCGAGATCACGCGCCCGATCATCGAATACGTGAAGAACCTGCGCCGCGAGAGCCCGCGCGACGTGGTCAGCGTGATCATCCCCGAGTACGTGGTGGGCCACTGGTACGAGCACCTGCTGCACAACCAGAGCGCGCTGCGACTCAAGGGCCGCCTGCTCTTCACGCCGGGCGTGATGGTGACGTCCGTCCCCTACCAGCTGGACTCCTCCGAGGCCGCGAAGAAGCGGGCCCGCAGGCGCTCGGAGTGGAGCGCGCCGGGTGCGGTGCGACGGGGCCCGGTGGAGAAGCTGCCGAAGCGCGCGAAGGAACAGAACAAGAAGGAGCCGAGCAAGAGGTCCTGA
- a CDS encoding MMPL family transporter → MRKRSATVRVARWSALHPWRAIIGWLVFVVLCLGGGIAAGMNSATSEDFRVGEAGRAEALATEGGVPLRSTEHVLIRAESGPLDEAAAAAAVKDVTARMKALPEVAAVAAPVRSADGRVLRVQVELNGSEQDDQKNVPPLQAQTAEAAKAHPDLVIEETGDASVSKGVDDQRNKDLQFSEAITLPVTLITLAVVFGSVVMVGVPLLLAITSIVATMGLAMLASHLLPDTGVGMSMILLIGMAVGVDYTLFYLKREREERARAGGRLTSEALVEAAAATAGRAIVVSGLAVIVSTTALFLARDVIFDSLATGTILVVAVAVVSSVTVLPALLVTLGHRAERRRARRLARGKSVRPYAEKKPGRAWNALLAPARKRPALTLCLAALAMVGLALPALDMNLKNPARDSFSRDIEAMKGYDRLLDAFPEQRVRHLVVVRAEASQAGDVREALTRLDRDAQADPLFAHSSAAPVLRSSEDRRTTTLELNTAHPTYSEQAEASLGHLRDDYLPATVGKLPGVETAVTGEVPRGMDYVEHQNEKLPLVLGFLLLMTFAMTVYAFRSIVLGLLSAVLNLLSVGSALGLLVLVFQGHWAEGLLNFDSLDGISSRVPLFLFVILFGLSMDYQVFVVSRIREAALNGVPTRQAVLDGIASSAKVVTSAAIVMVTVFASFVMLHILEMKQMGFVLAAAVLLDAFVIRVMILPAALLLLGRATWWPSGAIRRAQARAAARHAGPGGFAERPLSGQSEGRRVAQNG, encoded by the coding sequence ATGAGGAAGCGATCGGCCACGGTGCGCGTGGCCCGATGGAGCGCGCTGCACCCGTGGCGGGCGATCATCGGCTGGCTGGTCTTCGTGGTGCTGTGCCTCGGGGGCGGGATCGCCGCGGGGATGAACAGCGCGACGTCGGAGGACTTCCGCGTCGGCGAGGCGGGCAGGGCCGAGGCCCTGGCGACCGAGGGCGGCGTCCCGCTGCGGTCCACGGAGCACGTGCTGATCCGCGCGGAGTCGGGCCCCCTGGACGAGGCGGCGGCCGCCGCGGCGGTCAAGGACGTCACCGCCCGGATGAAGGCGCTGCCCGAGGTCGCCGCAGTCGCGGCCCCGGTGCGCTCCGCCGACGGACGCGTGCTGCGGGTCCAGGTGGAGCTGAACGGCTCGGAGCAGGACGACCAGAAGAACGTCCCGCCGCTCCAGGCCCAGACCGCGGAGGCCGCCAAGGCCCACCCGGACCTGGTGATCGAGGAGACCGGCGACGCCTCCGTGAGCAAGGGCGTCGACGACCAGCGCAACAAGGACCTGCAGTTCTCCGAGGCGATCACGCTGCCCGTCACGCTGATCACGCTGGCCGTGGTCTTCGGCTCGGTCGTCATGGTCGGCGTACCGCTGCTGCTCGCGATCACCTCGATCGTGGCGACCATGGGCCTGGCGATGCTGGCCTCGCACCTGCTGCCCGACACCGGCGTCGGGATGAGCATGATCCTGCTCATCGGCATGGCCGTCGGCGTCGACTACACGCTCTTCTACCTCAAGCGCGAACGCGAGGAACGGGCCCGCGCGGGCGGCCGCCTCACCTCCGAGGCGCTCGTCGAGGCCGCCGCCGCGACGGCGGGCCGCGCGATCGTCGTCTCCGGACTCGCCGTGATCGTCTCCACCACCGCGCTCTTCCTGGCCCGCGACGTCATCTTCGACTCCCTCGCGACCGGCACCATCCTGGTCGTCGCGGTGGCCGTGGTCAGCTCGGTGACGGTGCTGCCCGCGCTCCTGGTCACGCTCGGCCACCGCGCCGAGCGCCGCAGGGCCAGGCGCCTCGCGCGGGGCAAGTCGGTGCGGCCGTACGCCGAGAAGAAGCCGGGCCGCGCGTGGAACGCGCTGCTCGCCCCAGCCCGCAAGCGCCCCGCGCTCACCCTGTGCCTGGCGGCCCTCGCCATGGTGGGGCTCGCGCTGCCCGCGCTCGACATGAACCTCAAGAACCCGGCGCGGGACAGCTTCTCGCGCGACATCGAGGCGATGAAGGGGTACGACAGGCTGCTCGACGCCTTCCCCGAGCAGCGCGTGCGGCACCTGGTCGTGGTGCGGGCCGAGGCGTCGCAGGCCGGTGACGTGCGCGAGGCCCTGACGCGGCTGGACCGCGACGCGCAGGCCGACCCGCTCTTCGCGCACTCCTCCGCCGCTCCGGTCCTGCGCTCCTCAGAGGACCGGAGGACCACGACACTGGAGCTGAACACCGCCCACCCGACGTACTCCGAGCAGGCCGAAGCCTCGCTCGGTCACCTCCGCGACGACTATCTCCCCGCCACCGTCGGCAAGCTGCCCGGCGTCGAGACGGCCGTCACCGGCGAGGTGCCGCGCGGCATGGACTACGTCGAACACCAGAACGAGAAGCTGCCGCTCGTGCTCGGCTTCCTGCTCCTGATGACCTTCGCCATGACGGTCTACGCCTTCCGCTCGATCGTCCTCGGGCTGCTCAGCGCCGTCCTCAACCTGCTCTCCGTCGGGTCCGCGCTCGGTCTGCTCGTCCTCGTCTTCCAGGGCCACTGGGCCGAGGGCCTGCTCAACTTCGACTCGCTCGACGGGATCTCCTCGCGCGTCCCGCTCTTCCTCTTCGTGATCCTCTTCGGGCTCTCGATGGACTACCAGGTCTTCGTGGTCAGCAGGATCCGCGAGGCGGCCCTGAACGGCGTGCCCACGCGGCAGGCGGTCCTCGACGGCATCGCGTCCTCCGCCAAGGTCGTCACCAGCGCGGCGATCGTCATGGTCACCGTCTTCGCGAGCTTCGTGATGCTGCACATCCTGGAGATGAAGCAGATGGGCTTCGTCCTCGCGGCGGCCGTCCTGCTCGACGCGTTCGTGATCCGCGTCATGATCCTGCCCGCCGCGCTGCTCCTCCTCGGCCGCGCCACCTGGTGGCCGTCCGGCGCGATCCGGCGTGCGCAGGCCCGTGCCGCGGCACGGCACGCGGGGCCCGGCGGCTTCGCGGAACGTCCGCTTTCCGGTCAGTCGGAGGGGCGCAGGGTGGCTCAGAACGGATAA
- a CDS encoding cobalamin-dependent protein (Presence of a B(12) (cobalamin)-binding domain implies dependence on cobalamin itself, in one of its several forms, or in some unusual lineages, dependence on a cobalamin-like analog.), whose product MDDAAEPPARTVLLGVAESDAHAVANRLIEMQLRRHGIDVINLGVCTPLREFAEAFAAHPTAEAVIIGSLNGHAQEDLRDLPRLRAAGHIACPVIVGGNLSVGSHKSEDDDERRLRALGVDHVLSDATQLPILLDLLAGARLATGPGEPGGGVHRVLAR is encoded by the coding sequence ATGGACGACGCCGCAGAACCGCCCGCCCGCACCGTGCTCCTCGGCGTGGCCGAGAGCGACGCCCACGCCGTGGCCAACCGGCTGATCGAGATGCAGCTGCGCCGACACGGCATCGACGTGATCAACCTCGGCGTGTGCACCCCGCTGCGCGAGTTCGCCGAGGCGTTCGCCGCGCACCCGACCGCCGAGGCCGTCATCATCGGCAGCCTGAACGGCCACGCACAGGAGGACCTGCGCGACCTGCCGCGACTGCGCGCCGCCGGGCACATCGCCTGCCCGGTGATCGTGGGCGGCAACCTCTCCGTCGGCAGCCACAAGAGCGAGGACGACGACGAACGCAGGCTGCGCGCTCTCGGCGTGGACCACGTCCTGAGCGACGCCACCCAACTCCCGATCCTGCTCGACCTGTTGGCGGGGGCGCGGCTCGCCACCGGGCCCGGCGAGCCGGGCGGGGGAGTCCACCGTGTCCTGGCTCGATGA
- a CDS encoding fatty acid desaturase has protein sequence MTVYVAESGPFPGAPGSVPAIDSGVRDSMRVRPAFLALPLTLLTGKPHTGQRPLRIPPTVHLVNALCSMVCGLALSGTALALGGGALALLLPGWAMTLHGMRNLRMMIFHQCAHRNMWARRRPDRAVGRIICALLLIQHFEEYSTEHVRDHHAVHHMTLRDPTVQAFLLSLELRPGMSRRRMWRVLLGKLVSPLFHLRFLRSRLRSYAATASAAERVAAVLFLALVAGLANWLHAWTFVLVAWVLPLTFFYQVSNTLRLCVKHTFPAPGGAESGDRRGKAYFAGLTNAIFLGERAPARELTGPAALLAWTRWWTRMLLVHFPARYLVLTGDTVCHDFHHRHPMSRRWGDYVFARAADERSGHPGWPPYREVWGLVPAVNAVFDSLAAADPAEFDVERLADVSKRKLYAAFDD, from the coding sequence GTGACCGTGTACGTCGCCGAATCCGGTCCCTTTCCCGGGGCGCCGGGCAGCGTCCCGGCCATCGACAGCGGCGTCCGGGACTCCATGCGGGTGCGGCCCGCCTTCCTCGCCCTGCCCCTGACCCTCCTGACGGGCAAACCCCACACGGGACAGCGTCCGTTGCGGATCCCGCCCACCGTCCACCTCGTCAACGCCCTGTGCTCCATGGTCTGCGGGCTCGCCCTCAGCGGCACCGCGCTGGCCCTCGGCGGCGGGGCGCTCGCCCTGCTGCTGCCCGGCTGGGCGATGACCCTGCACGGCATGCGCAATCTACGGATGATGATCTTCCACCAGTGCGCGCACCGGAACATGTGGGCCCGCAGACGCCCCGACCGCGCCGTCGGCCGGATCATCTGCGCCCTGCTCCTGATCCAGCACTTCGAGGAGTACAGCACCGAACACGTCAGGGACCACCACGCGGTCCACCACATGACGCTGCGCGACCCCACCGTGCAGGCCTTCCTGCTCAGCCTCGAACTGCGGCCCGGCATGAGCCGCCGCCGGATGTGGCGCGTGCTGCTCGGCAAGCTGGTCTCGCCACTGTTCCACCTGCGCTTCCTGCGCTCGCGCCTGCGGTCGTACGCGGCCACCGCGTCGGCGGCGGAGCGCGTCGCGGCCGTCCTGTTCCTCGCGCTGGTCGCGGGGCTCGCGAACTGGCTGCACGCCTGGACGTTCGTGCTGGTCGCCTGGGTGCTGCCGCTGACCTTCTTCTACCAGGTGAGCAATACGCTCCGGCTCTGCGTCAAGCACACGTTCCCTGCCCCCGGCGGCGCCGAGAGCGGCGACCGGCGCGGCAAGGCGTACTTCGCGGGCCTGACCAACGCGATCTTCCTCGGGGAGCGGGCGCCCGCACGGGAGTTGACGGGCCCCGCAGCCCTCCTCGCCTGGACCCGCTGGTGGACGCGGATGCTTCTGGTGCACTTCCCCGCGCGCTATCTGGTCCTCACCGGCGACACCGTCTGCCACGACTTCCACCACCGGCATCCGATGAGCCGCCGCTGGGGCGACTACGTCTTCGCGCGCGCCGCCGACGAACGCTCGGGCCACCCCGGCTGGCCGCCCTACCGGGAGGTGTGGGGCCTGGTGCCCGCCGTCAACGCCGTCTTCGACTCGCTGGCCGCGGCGGACCCGGCGGAGTTCGACGTGGAGCGCCTGGCCGACGTCAGCAAGCGCAAGCTCTATGCCGCGTTCGACGACTGA
- a CDS encoding aspartate aminotransferase family protein, with protein MTTHPSHVRDAARAAESPQRAEEIRAADRAHVFHSWSAQRHIDPLPVAGGKGSYFWDHEGRSYLDLASQFVNLNIGHGHPAVIEAVERQARQLCTVAPTFASEPRGTAARLISDLAPGDLDRVFFTNGGAEANEHAVRMARLTTGRPKILAAYRSYHGATATTINLTGDPRRWPSDNGTAGVAHFFGPFLYRSPFHATTEREECERALDHLESTIVMEGPSTIAAVIIEPVVGTGGVIVPPEGYLASVRELCDEHGILMIADEVMTGFGRTGSWFAVDNWGVKPDLLTFAKGVNSGYVPLGGVLISERVAAQFDDRPYPGGLTYSGHPLACAAAVATLEAMAAEGMVEHAAWLGEHVLGPGLRELAERHPSVGEVRGLGVMWALELVRDRDSREMLVPYAAAPADAEPVNQVMAACRKRGVWPFATANRIHVVPPCNLSEAEARDGLAVLDEALCVADAYTT; from the coding sequence GTGACCACACACCCTTCGCACGTCCGCGACGCGGCGCGCGCCGCCGAGTCACCGCAGCGGGCCGAGGAGATCAGGGCGGCGGACCGCGCGCACGTCTTCCACTCCTGGTCGGCGCAGCGGCACATCGATCCGCTGCCCGTCGCGGGCGGCAAGGGGTCGTACTTCTGGGACCACGAGGGCCGCAGTTACCTCGATCTGGCCTCGCAGTTCGTCAACCTCAACATCGGGCACGGCCACCCCGCGGTGATCGAGGCCGTCGAGCGGCAGGCCCGGCAGCTGTGCACCGTCGCCCCGACCTTCGCCAGCGAGCCGCGCGGTACGGCGGCGCGGCTGATCTCCGATCTCGCGCCCGGCGACCTGGACCGGGTCTTCTTCACCAACGGCGGCGCGGAGGCCAACGAACACGCCGTCCGCATGGCCCGGTTGACGACGGGCCGCCCCAAGATCCTCGCCGCCTACCGCTCCTACCACGGGGCCACCGCCACGACCATCAACCTGACCGGCGACCCCCGCCGCTGGCCCAGCGACAACGGCACCGCGGGCGTCGCGCACTTCTTCGGCCCCTTCCTCTACCGCTCGCCCTTCCACGCCACGACCGAGCGCGAGGAGTGCGAACGGGCCCTGGACCACCTGGAGTCGACGATCGTGATGGAGGGGCCATCGACGATCGCCGCGGTGATCATCGAGCCGGTGGTGGGCACCGGGGGAGTCATCGTGCCGCCCGAGGGCTATCTCGCGAGCGTCCGCGAGCTCTGCGACGAGCACGGCATCCTCATGATCGCGGACGAGGTGATGACGGGGTTCGGGCGCACGGGCAGCTGGTTCGCGGTCGACAACTGGGGTGTGAAACCGGACCTGTTGACCTTCGCCAAGGGTGTCAACTCCGGGTACGTCCCGCTGGGCGGCGTGCTCATCTCCGAGCGCGTGGCCGCACAGTTCGACGACAGGCCCTATCCGGGCGGACTGACGTACTCGGGCCATCCGCTGGCCTGCGCGGCCGCCGTCGCCACGCTGGAGGCCATGGCGGCGGAGGGCATGGTCGAGCACGCGGCGTGGCTCGGCGAGCACGTCCTCGGCCCCGGTCTGCGCGAACTGGCCGAGCGGCACCCTTCGGTGGGCGAGGTGCGCGGCCTCGGCGTCATGTGGGCCCTTGAGCTGGTGCGCGACCGGGACAGCCGCGAGATGCTCGTGCCGTACGCGGCGGCGCCCGCGGACGCCGAGCCGGTGAACCAGGTCATGGCCGCCTGCCGCAAGCGCGGCGTGTGGCCGTTCGCCACGGCCAACCGCATCCATGTGGTCCCGCCGTGCAATCTGAGCGAGGCGGAGGCGCGGGACGGGCTCGCCGTGCTCGACGAGGCGTTGTGCGTGGCGGACGCGTATACGACCTGA
- a CDS encoding methylaspartate mutase, with translation MSWLDELDVGRGELDTACGGAELPPAAESVAYLRGSRKPAVAQVLRAADRDARTVVQPRCGVGGHAPMLGLLRTLRGARPGVLSVTIDAYTRLGRFGTARRVLDTDPAGLNGYPLVAHGWRRGRELNEAVGVPLEIRHGSPDARVLFAVAISSGISSFEGGGIAYNLPYSKDVPLARSLRAWQRVDAACGRLAEDGVIVDRELFGTLTAVLVPPSLSLAVTLLEAVAAAREGVRCLSIAYPQGGDAHQDVAALRSIRVLARRHLPASVEVYPVLHEFMGVFPRDRETADALVRYGGLVARLGGAVKVINKTHQESSGVPDGPANAHGIRTAACGVADAADCADLDEARVREEMYWIQREVTELVAPVLQGSSLLDDIAAAFRAGTLDIPFSASRHARSAVLPAREPGGAVRYLDPGGLPFSPGTRRFHAGRLRGHRDARNLLEGITADIDYFLTEEGRASTTSLRATGATGVRTP, from the coding sequence GTGTCCTGGCTCGATGAACTCGACGTGGGGCGCGGCGAACTGGACACGGCGTGCGGCGGCGCCGAGCTGCCGCCCGCCGCCGAGTCCGTCGCGTACCTGCGCGGCAGCCGCAAGCCCGCGGTGGCGCAGGTGCTGCGCGCCGCGGACCGCGACGCGCGCACCGTCGTCCAGCCGCGCTGCGGCGTGGGCGGGCACGCGCCGATGCTCGGTCTCCTTCGCACCCTGCGCGGGGCCCGCCCCGGCGTCCTCTCGGTGACCATCGACGCCTATACGAGGCTGGGGCGGTTCGGGACCGCACGGCGGGTCCTCGACACCGATCCCGCGGGCCTCAACGGCTATCCGCTGGTCGCCCACGGCTGGCGGCGCGGCCGCGAGCTGAACGAGGCGGTGGGGGTGCCGCTGGAGATCAGGCACGGCTCCCCGGACGCCCGGGTGCTGTTCGCCGTGGCGATCTCCTCCGGCATCTCCTCCTTCGAGGGCGGCGGCATCGCGTACAACCTGCCGTACTCGAAGGACGTGCCGCTCGCCCGCTCGCTGCGCGCCTGGCAGCGGGTGGACGCGGCCTGCGGGCGCCTCGCCGAGGACGGGGTGATCGTCGACCGCGAGCTGTTCGGCACCCTCACGGCGGTGCTCGTGCCGCCATCGCTCAGCCTCGCGGTCACCCTTCTGGAAGCCGTCGCGGCGGCCCGCGAGGGGGTGCGCTGCCTCTCCATCGCGTATCCGCAGGGCGGCGACGCCCACCAGGACGTCGCCGCGCTGCGTTCGATCAGGGTGCTCGCGCGGCGCCATCTGCCCGCGTCGGTCGAGGTCTATCCGGTCCTGCACGAGTTCATGGGCGTCTTCCCGCGGGACCGGGAGACCGCCGACGCGCTGGTCCGCTACGGCGGTCTGGTGGCCCGGCTCGGTGGCGCCGTCAAGGTCATCAACAAGACCCACCAGGAGTCCTCGGGCGTTCCGGACGGCCCCGCCAACGCGCACGGCATCCGTACCGCGGCGTGCGGCGTCGCGGACGCGGCGGACTGCGCGGACCTCGACGAGGCCCGGGTGCGGGAGGAGATGTACTGGATCCAGCGCGAGGTGACCGAGCTGGTCGCGCCGGTGCTCCAGGGCAGTAGCCTGCTCGACGACATCGCGGCCGCCTTCCGCGCGGGCACCCTCGACATCCCGTTCAGCGCCAGCAGACACGCGCGCTCGGCGGTGCTGCCCGCGCGCGAACCCGGCGGCGCCGTGCGCTACTTGGACCCGGGCGGGCTGCCCTTCTCCCCGGGGACCCGCAGGTTCCACGCCGGGCGGCTGCGCGGCCACCGCGACGCGCGGAACCTGCTGGAAGGCATCACCGCCGACATCGACTACTTCCTCACCGAGGAAGGCCGCGCGAGCACCACGTCCCTTCGTGCCACCGGAGCCACAGGAGTGAGGACACCGTGA
- a CDS encoding ArsR/SmtB family transcription factor, translating into MNSEELLAFLAAVGHAQRIRIINELAAGQLYVSELARRLGVSRPLLYMHLERMEKAGLVVGRLELSEDGKALKYFELAPFDVQLNVDTIIAALRQDQAGDDEQHSSRGTS; encoded by the coding sequence ATGAACAGCGAGGAGCTACTGGCCTTCCTCGCGGCGGTCGGCCACGCGCAGCGCATCCGGATCATCAACGAGCTCGCCGCCGGACAGCTGTACGTCAGCGAACTGGCCCGGCGGCTCGGCGTGTCCCGCCCCCTGCTCTACATGCACCTCGAACGCATGGAGAAGGCCGGTCTCGTCGTGGGCCGCCTGGAGCTCTCGGAGGACGGCAAGGCGCTCAAGTACTTCGAACTGGCGCCGTTCGACGTGCAGTTGAATGTGGATACGATCATCGCCGCCCTCCGACAGGACCAGGCGGGCGACGACGAACAGCACTCATCAAGGGGGACGTCCTAG
- a CDS encoding putative glycolipid-binding domain-containing protein translates to MGMRQSVLTWQNEESGGLETAWVELTGSALRARGRAVGTVPHPYWLSYELDTDEEFVTRRLQVTAEDAAGTRSLDLRRDGDSWTANGSPLPLVDGALDCDLGLCPLTNTMPVLRHGLHRGAGQRDFLMAWVSVPDLTVRPSRQTYTHLGRAGDGGATVRYASGTYVSDLEFDEAGLVVAYPGIARRLPPPA, encoded by the coding sequence ATGGGTATGCGGCAGTCCGTGCTGACCTGGCAGAACGAGGAGAGCGGAGGGCTGGAGACGGCCTGGGTCGAACTCACCGGGAGCGCGCTGCGGGCCCGGGGGCGCGCGGTCGGCACCGTCCCGCACCCCTACTGGCTCAGCTACGAGCTCGACACCGACGAGGAGTTCGTCACCCGGCGGCTCCAGGTCACCGCCGAGGACGCCGCGGGAACCCGGAGCCTGGACCTGCGCAGGGACGGCGACAGCTGGACCGCGAACGGCTCGCCGCTGCCGCTCGTCGACGGCGCGCTCGACTGCGACCTCGGCCTCTGCCCGCTGACCAACACGATGCCGGTGCTCCGCCACGGGCTCCACCGGGGCGCGGGGCAGCGGGACTTCCTGATGGCCTGGGTGTCCGTACCCGACCTCACGGTCCGCCCGTCCCGGCAGACGTACACGCACCTCGGCCGCGCCGGGGACGGCGGGGCCACGGTGCGCTACGCCTCCGGGACGTACGTCTCCGACCTGGAGTTCGACGAAGCGGGCCTGGTCGTCGCCTATCCGGGGATAGCGCGCCGACTCCCGCCTCCAGCCTGA